In Pseudokineococcus lusitanus, the genomic window CGCCCCGACCGGGCACCGCCTGTGGACGAGCCGTCCGCGGCGTCGGTGCCCGCGTCTAGCGTCCGAGCCGCTCGCGCCACCCGCCCGAGCCCTGCACGTCGCCACCCGGCGGCGCGCGGGCAGTGCACGTCCCGCTGAGGAGGAGCCATGGCAGGCGAGACCCAGATCACCCTGGTCGGAAACCTGACCGCCGACCCCGAGCTGCGCTTCACCCCCTCGGGGGCGGCCGTGGCCAACTTCACCGTCGCCTCCACGCCCCGGCAGTTCGACCGCCAGAGCAACGAGTGGAAGGACGGCGAGACGCTGTTCATGCGCTGCTCGATCTGGCGCGAGGCGGCCGAGAACGTCGCCGAGTCGCTCGGCAAGGGGCAGCGGGTCATCGTCACCGGCCGCCTCGTCTCCCGGTCGTACCAGACCAAGGAGGGCGAGAACCGCACCGTCAACGAGCTGCAGGCCGACGAGGTCGGCCCGTCGCTCCGCTACGCCACGGCCAAGGCCCAGCGCACGCAGCGCGGGGGCGGCGGCGGTGGCTTCGGCGGCGGGGGCGGCCAGCAGCAGGGCGGTGGCGGCGGCTACGGCGGCGGCCAGCAGCAGGGCGGCGGCCAGTCCGGCGGCGGCTACGGGCAGGACGACCCCTGGGCCACGGCCCCGGCGTCCGGCGGAGGCCAGTCCTCCGGCGGCGGCGGTGGTGGCGGCTGGGGCGGCGGCCAGAGCGACGAGCCCCCCTTCTGACCTGATGCACCTGGCGGCCCGGCCCCCACGGGCCGGCCGCCGCACCACCGCGGACCCCGCACGACCCCGTCGGCGCGGGGCGTCCGCACCCCCGACCGGCCCCCGGCCGGTCCCCACACCCATCCCGGGCCCTCGGCAGGGCCCGGGCTCCGAGCACGAGGAGCTCCACGATGGCCAAGCCGGCGATCCGCAAGCCCAAGAAGAAGTCCAACCCGCTCAAGGCGGCCAAGGTCAGCTACATCGACTACAAGGACACCGCCCTGCTGCGGAAGTTCATCTCCGACCGCGGCAAGATCCGCGCGCGTCGCGTGACGGGCATCTCGGTCCAGCAGCAGCGTCAGGTGGCCAAGGCCGTCAAGAGCGCGCGCGAGATGGCGCTGCTGCCCTACAGCAGCTCCGCCCGCTGAGGAGGGGGAACGAGATGAAGCTCATCCTGACCCAGGAGGTCTCGGGCCTCGGTTCCGCCGGGGAGGTCGTCGAGGTCAAGGACGGCTACGGCCGGAACTTCCTGCTCCCGCGCAGCCTGGCCACGCCGTGGACCAAGGGCGGCCAGAAGCAGGTCGACGACATCCAGCGCGCGCGCCGCAAGCGCGAGATCGCGTCGGTCGAGGAGGCGCAGTCCCTGCGCGCCTCCCTCCAGGAGACGCCGGTGCGTCTCGCCGCCAACGCCGGCCAGGGCGGGCGCCTCTTCGGCGCCATCACCCCGGCCGACGTCGCCGAGGCCGTCCAGGCCTCGACCGGCAAGGACATCGACCGCCGCAAGGTCGAGATCGGCCGTCCGATCAAGGCCCTCGGCACCTACACGGTGACCGTCCGTCTCCACCCGGACGTGCAGGCCAGCCTCGACGTCGAGGTCGTCCCCTCGGCCTGACGCCGTCCGCCCCGACGCCCCCCTCGCCCCCGGCGAGGGGGGCGTCGTGCGTCCGGGGCCGCCGGGCCCGGGCGCCGTCGAGGCGTCCGCCCGCCGACGGGCTCGGCGGGCCCACGGGGCTCAGCGGGCAGGTGGGCTCAGCGGGCGCGCACGGCCCCGGTGACGGCCCAGGCGTCGCCGCGCGCGCGCCGGCCGAGCGTGACCGTGCGGGCGAGCATGTAGCCGCCTGCGAAGGCTGCCCACAGCCACACGAGCCCGGCGGTGCCGCGAGGTGCCCAGACGACGACGGCGCCGACGAGCGGGAGGTAGGCGGCGAGCGTCACGACGCCCGCGGCCGCGAGGTAGCGGCCGTCGCCGGCGCCGATGAGGACGCCGTCGAGGACGAAGACGTAGGCGGCCAGGGGCTGCGCCAGCGCCACGACGAGGAGGGCCGCGACGATCCCGGCCCGCACGCCCTCGTCGGGCGAGAAGAGCGGGGCGAGCACGCCGCGGCCGAGGAGGACGACGAGCCCGCTGACGACGCCGAGGACGGCGCCCCAGCCGAGCAGGCGCCGCAGCACCGCGTGGGTGCCCGCGACGTCGCCCGCGCCGAGGGTGCGCCCCGTGAGCGCCTGGCCGGCGATGGCCAGGGCGTCGAGGCCGAGGGCCAGCGCCGTCCACACCGTGGCGACGACCTGGTGCGCCGCCAGCGCGGTGTCGCCGGAGCGGGCGGCGGCCACGGTCGTCACGACGACGGCGGCCCGCAGCGTGAGGGTGCGCAGCAGCAGGGGCGTGCCGTCCCGGGCCGACCGGAGCACCCCGGCGCCGCCCGGCCGCAGCGCCACGCCGTGCCGCCGCGCGCCCCGGGCCACGACGACGGCCAGGGCCACGCCCATCCCGAGCTGCGCGACCGACGACCCCAGCCCGCTGCCCGCGATGCCGAGGGCCGGCACGGGGCCGAGGCCGTGGACGAGCACGAGGTTGAGGGGCACGTTGGCCGCCGCGCCGCAGACCGCGACGACGAGCGGCGTCCGGGTGTCCTGCAGCCCCCGGAGCACGCCCGTGGCGGCGAGGACGACGAGCATCGCGGGCAGGCCGGGGAGCGAGGCGCGCAGGTAGGCGGCGGACGCGTCGGCGACGTCGGGGCCCGCGCCCAGGGCCACGGACAGGGTGCGGGCGACGGGCCACAGCACCGCCGCGGTGACGACGCCGAGGCCGACGGCCAGCCACAGCCCGTCGACGCCCTGGCGCAGCGCCGCGGGGACGTCGCCGGCGCCCAGCTGCCGGGCGACGGCGGCCGTCGTCGCGTAGGCGAGGAAGACGAAGACGCCGACGGCCGTCAGCAGCACGGTCCCCGCGATGCCGAGCCCGGCCAGCGGGACGACGCCGAGCCGGCCCACGATCGCCGAGTCGGCGAGGAGGAAGAGCGGCTCGGCGAGGAGCGCCGCGAAGGCGGGCACGGCCAGCCGGGCGACCTCGCGGTCGAGCGGGCGGGGCCCCAGCCGGCGGACGGCGGCGCCGAGGGAGGACCGGGCGGGCACGGGCGGATCGTGCCACCGCCCGCGCGGACGGCGTCCCGCGGGACTCAGGCGTCGACGAGCGCGGGGCGGCGCACCTGGTCCTCGAGCACGGACGGCCGGCACGCGACGACGCCGGCGCCGAGGAGCACCGCGAGGCTGACGAAGAGCACGGCGAAGGGGGCGCCCCACCCGTCCGTCGTCGTGCGCAGCAGCCCCACGCCGAGGGGGCCGATGCTCGCGACCGCGTAGCCCAGGCCCTGCATCGCGCCGGACAGCACGGTGGAGCCCGTCGTCGTCCGGGTGCGGGCGTTGACGAGGGTGAGGCACAGCGGGAACGTGCTGACCCCGAGGCCGAGGGCGACCACCCACGCGACGGCGCCCGCGGCGGGCGCCACGAGGAGGCCGACGTAGCCCACCGCCATGAGGGCCGTGCACACGGCGACGACCGGGAAGGGGTTGCGCAGGCGGATCGCCAGCGGCGGCACGACGAAGGCGGCGGGCAGCCCGAGCACGGAGAAGAGGGCGAGCAGCGCCCCGCCCGAGGCCGGGTCGGCGCCGGCGTCGACGAGCACCGACGGCAGCCACGTGAAGATCGCGTGCACGTTGAGGCTCGTCATCCCCATCATGAGGACGAGCGACCACAGCAGCGGCGTCCGCCAGGCCCCCTCGAGGCGGGCCGGGGCGGGGACCGCCGTGGTGGTCGGGCCCGCGGCGTCCGCCCGGTCGGTCCGGGCGGCCCGGGCGGCCACGACGACCCAGAGGACGACGGCGACGCCCGTGGGGACGGCCCACAGGCCCACCGCCCAGCGCCACCCGGCGGCCACCGCCACCGGCAGGGCGAGCAGCGGGGCGACGAACTGCCCCACCTGCAGCAGCGCGATGTAGAGGGAGCTCACCGCCTTGAGGTGGTCGGAGAAGTAGCGCTTGACGAGCGGGATGACGAGGACGTTCGACAGCCCGATGCCCGCGACCGCGACGACGGTGGACGCGACGAGGGCGGCGGTGCCCGGCGAGAGCGCCCGCAGCGTCACGCCCGCGGTCGTCAGCGCGACGGCGACCGCGACGGCGCGCTCGAGCCCCGTGCGGCGGACGAGGGGGGCCGACAGCAGCCCGAGGACGGCGAAGCCCGCCGTGACCGTGGTGCCGAGCACGCCGTAGAGGCCGGGGCCGAAGCCGAGGTCGGCGCCGACGACGTCGAGCAGCGGGGTGAAGCCCGTGACGGCGGTGCGTAGGTTCAGCGCGGTCAGGGCGACGGCCAGGAGCGGCAGCGCCCTCGCGCCCGTGGTGTGCGGCATGTCGGCCCCAGAGATCGGATGATGGGATGAATGAGGCCCAGGGTAGGGGCGCGCCGGTGCGGAAGGCGCCGGGCGTCACCGACGCGGTGACGGCGCGCTTCCACGAGGCCATCGCCTCGGGCGAGTGGCCCGTCGGCCGGCGCATCCCCGTGGAGGCCGAGCTCATGCGGTGGGTGGGCGCGGGGCGCAACACCGTCCGCGAGGCGGTCCAGTCGCTCGTCCAGGCCGGCCTCGTGCGCCGCGAGCAGGGGCGCGGCACCTTCGTCATCGCCCGCTCCGAGCTCGTGCGGTCGCTCACCCGTCGGGCCACGCGGGCCAGCCGGCGCGACGTCCTCGAGCTCCGCACGGCGCTCGACGGCGCCGCCTCCGCCATCGCGGCGGGCCGGCGCGACGCGGAGGACGTCGCCGCGCTGGAGGCCGCCCTCGCCGCGCGGGCGCGCACGTGGGCGGCGGCGGACCGCACGGCGCGCGTGGAGGCCGACGTCGCGCTGCACCGCGCCGTCGTGGCGGCCACGCACAACGAGCTGCTCGCCGAGCTCTACGACGGCCTGGTCCCCCTCTACGCCGAGACGCTGGCCGACGACGTCGACCACGAGCACGACCCGCACGCCGCGGAGCACGAGCAGCTGGTGCGCGCCGTCGTCGACGGCGACGGGGCGGGGGCGCGCGCCGCCGTCACGGCGATGCTCCAGCCGCTCATCGACGACCTCCCCGCCTGAGCGGCGCGCGGACCGGGCGCCGCCGGGCCCGTCACGGCCCCGGACACCCGCTGTCCACGCCTCGGACACCTGCCGGTCGGATGTCCGTCCACACCCGGTGCACGACGTCGGCGCTGGTCACCGGGCCTGTGCTCCGCGTCACGTCCCCAGGTGTCCACAGGCTTGTCCACCACGTGTGGACGGCGCGCCGTCGTTCTCCACAGGTGTGCACAGCGCTGTGCACAGGGGGTGTGGGCGACGGGTTCGACCGTCGTCGGTGGCCACCCCTACCGTCCGGGCGCAGGGGTCGGGGGCGTGCTCGTCGCCCGGTGCGGGACCGACGGAGGGGCAGGGCATGAGCCTGGCGGAGATGGACCGGTCGGTGGCCGACGAGCCGCCGCGCGAGGAGCTGGGGCGCAAGCCCCCGCAGGACGTCGCGGCGGAGCAGGGCGTCCTCGGCGGGATGATGCTGAGCAAGGACGCCATCGCCGACGTCGTCGAGGTGATCCGCGGCAACGACTTCTACCGCCCGGACCACGAGAGCATCTACGACGCCGTCACCGACCTCTACGGGCGCGGCGAGCCGGCGGACGCCGTCACGGTCGCCGCCGAGCTCAACCGGCGGGGCGACCTCGGCCGGGTGGGCGGCGCCGCCTACCTCCACACCCTCATCGCGTCGGTGCCGACGGCCGCGAACGCCGGCTACTACGCCGAGATCGTCCGCGAGCGGGCCGTCCTGCGCCGCCTCGTCGAGGCCGGCACGCGGATCGTCCAGCTCGGCTACGCGGCGGGCGGCGGGGACGTCGACGGCATCGTCGACGCGGCGCAGGCGGAGGTCTACAAGGTCACCGAGCGGCGCAGCAGCGAGGACTACCTGCCCATCGCCGACATCATCGAGGGCACGATCGACGAGATCGAGGCCTCGAGCCACCGCGGCGAGGGCATGGTCGGCGTCCCCACGGGCTTCGCCGACCTCGACCAGCTGACGAACGGTCTCCACGCGGGCCAGATGATCGTCATCGCCGCCCGCCCCGCCATCGGCAAGTCGACCGTCGGGCTCGACATCGCACGGTCCGCGTCCATCAAGAACGGCCTGCCGTCCGTCGTCTTCTCCCTGGAGATGAGCCGCAACGAGATCACCATGCGCCTGCTGTCGGCCGAGGCCACGGTCTCGCTGCAGCACATGCGCAAGGGGACGATGCGCGAGGAGGACTGGACCCGGCTCGCGCGGACCATGGGCAAGGTCAGCGAGGCGCCGCTGTTCATCGACGACTCGCCCAACATGTCGCTCATGGAGATCCGGTCCAAGTGCCGGCGCCTCAAGCAGCGGCACGGGCTCAAGCTCGTCGTCATCGACTACCTGCAGCTCATGAGCTCGGGCAAGCGCGTCGAGAGCCGCCAGCAGGAGGTCTCGGAGTTCTCCCGTGCGCTCAAGCTGCTCGCCAAGGAGCTCGAGGTGCCGGTCATCGCCATCTCGCAGCTCAACCGTGGTCCCGAGCAGCGCACCGACAAGCGGCCCGCCATGTCCGACCTCCGCGAGTCCGGCTCCATCGAGCAGGACGCCGACATGGTGATCCTCCTGCACCGCGAGGACGCCTACGAGCGCGAGTCCCCCCGCGCCGGCGAGGCCGACCTCATCGTCGCCAAGCACCGCAACGGGCCCACCGACACCATCACCGTGGCGTTCCAGGGCCACTACTCCCGCTTCGTCGACATGGCGCAGGGCGGCTGACCCGACGGCCGGGCCGGTGGCGTTCGTCACGAGACGTCATCTCTCGTCACGCTGAGGTGGGTCGCGTGCGGCAGGATGGCCGCCGTCGGGGGAGGGAGGCAGCCGTGGCTGCGAGCAGCGCCGGTGTCGCCGCTGCACCTCGCGCCCCGGGCGCCCGCCTCGCCGAGGTGGCGCGCCGGGCGCTGGGTGCGGACGGCGCGCGCCTCCACGAGGACGCGACGGCCCTGGCCGGCGACGTCCTGCTGCGCGCGGCGGCCGAGGGCGCCCTCGTCGTCGACGACGCCGCGGCCGACTCCCGGACCGCGGCCGCCCCCGAGGTGCTCGAGGGGGCCGTCGGCGCGGTGCTCGCCGTCCCCCTCCGGCTGGACGGGGCGCTGCTCGGTGCCCTGGCCGTCCACGGCGCCGGTCCGCGGGAGTGGTCCGAGGACGACCGCCAGGTCCTCGAGGACCTGGCCGCGGCGCTCGTCGCCCAGCACCAGCGCGGCGACCTCGTCGACGAGCTCGCCGCCAGCCGGCTGCGCCTCGGGCTCGCCGTCGGCACCGCCGGCGTCGGGGCCTTCGACCTCGACGTCCGCACCGGCGTCCTCGAGTGGGACGACCGGCTCATCGACCTCTTCGGCTACGACCCGCTGAGCTTCGGGCGGCGCATCGAGGACTTCGTCGCGCGGCTGCACCCCGACGACCGGCAGCGGGTCGAGGACGCGATGGCCGAGGCCATCACGACGGTCGGCGGCTACGACGAGCAGTACCGCATCGTCCTGCCCGGTGGCGAGGTGCGCTGGATCACCGCCCGCGGGCACGTGGTCGCGGAGGACGGGGTCGCGGCGCGGCTGCTCGGCGCTGCCTACGACACGACGGACGCCACGCACGCCGAGGCGGGCATCCGTCGCGTCCTCGAGTCGATGTCGGCGGCCTTCTACTCCCTCGACCGGGACTGGCGCTTCACCTACGTCAACGGGGAGGCCGAGCGCCTGCTGGGCCGCCGGCGCGAGGAGCTCCTCGACGGCGTCGTGTGGGAGCTCTTCCCCGCCACGGTCGGCAGCGCCTTCGACGAGCACTACCGGGGCGTCGTCGCGAGCGGCGAGCCGACGGTCTTCGAGGCGTACTACCCGGCCCCGCTGGACCGCTGGTACGAGGTCCGGGTGTGGCCGGACGGCGGCGGGCTGTCGGTCTACTTCCTCGACGTCACCGAGCGCCGGGCCGCCGAGGAGCGCCGGGCCCTCGTGGCCGCGCGGGCCGACCTCCTCGCGCGGGTCAGCACCGAGCTCGCGGCCACGGGCGACCCCGAGGCCGCCGTCGCCCGCCTCGCGCAGCTCGTCGTGCCCACGCTGGCGGACTGGTCCGTCGTCACCCTCGTCCGCGACGACGGCCGGCTCGAGGACGTCGGCTCGTGGCACGCCGACGAGGAGGCCCGGCCGCTCGTCGCGCGCTACGCGGCGTCCCGCCTGCGGGCGCTGGACGCGTCGACGAGCTACGTCCACCAGGCCCTCGAGTCCACGCGGCCCGTCCGCATCCCCGAGCCGGCCCACGCCTCGATCGCCGCGCTCATGCGTCCCGAGGAGGAGGCGCACCGCCTCGTCGGCGAGCTGGCGCCCCAGCAGGCGACGGTGTTCCCCCTCGTGGCGCGGGGGAGGACGCTCGGCGTCATCACGCTGTTCCGCGGCGCCGACCGGGCCCGGGCCACGGCCGACGACCTGGCGACCGCGCGCCAGCTCGCCGAGCGCGCCGGCGTCGGCCTCGACAACGCGCGCCTGCACCGGCAGCAGGTCCGGCTCGCCGAGGAGCTCCAGCGCAGCCTCCTGTCCGCCCCGCCGACGCCGGACCACCTCGAGATCGCCGTGCGCTACCTGCCCGCCGCCGAGGCGGCGCGCGTCGGCGGCGACTGGTACGACGCGTTCCTCCAGCGCACGGGCGACACGGTCGTCGTCATCGGCGACGTCGTCGGCCACGACACCGCCGCGGCGGCGGCCATGGGGCAGATGCGGGGGCTGCTGCGCGGCATCGCCTTCCACGGGGGCGAGAGCCCGTCGCTCGTGCTGGCGGGCCTGGACGCCGCGATGGAGGGGCTCGGGCTCGACACGACGGCGACGGCCGTCGTCGCCCGGGTCGAGCAGTCGCCCGAGCTCGAGGCCGAGGGGCTGATGCGGCTGCGCTGGTCGAACGCCGGGCACCCGCCGCCGTTCCTCGTGGACCCGCAGGGGGACGTCCACCAGCTGCTGGCCCGCCGCACCGACCTCCTGCTCGGGGTGCTCCCGGAGCGGGGGCGCACGGAGGGCGAGGCCGTCGTCGAGCGCGGCAGCACGGTGCTCCTCTACACGGACGGCCTCGTGGAGCGACGCGACCAGAGCCTCCAGCAGGGCCTCGCCCTGCTCCGGCAGGTCCTCGCCGACCTCGTGGACCTGCCGCTGGAGGACCTCCTCGACGAGCTCCTGCTGCGGCTGCTGCCCGCCGACCGGGCCGACGACGTCGCGCTGCTGGCGCTGCGGCTCGAGTGCGGCGCACGGCCGGTGCCGGTGGGTGGGGCGTGAGCGGCGGGCCGCCGGACAGCGGTGCGGGGGACAGCGGTGCGGGGGGCGGCGGCGCAGGGGACGACGGCGCGGGGGACGGCGGGCCGGCCGACGGCTGGGCGGCTGCTCGCCGCGACGCGCCGACCGAGGCCGTCGTCGGCGCGGAGGGGCGGCTCTTCGCGTGGGTCGCGCACGTCGACGACGTGCCGCCCCGGTCGGTGCCGGCGGACGGCGGGCCGGTCGAGGGCTCGGGCACGGGGGCGCAGGCGTACGTCCTCGCGGCGTGGCTGGGCGCCGAGGCGGCGTACGAGGCGGGTCACCTGGCGGACGTGACGCTGCAGTACCTCCAGGAGGCCGTGTCGCGCGCCCTCGGGTCCAGCGCCGAGCCCTCGCTCCTCGACTGGCTCGCCGACCACGGCGGGCGGGAGGTCGACCTGCGGACGCTCCTCGACGACCCGCCCCGGCTGCAGTCGCTGCTGCGCCACGTGCTGGCCGCCCAGCGCGAGTGGGACGCGACCCGTGACGACGACGTCGAGTGGCTCGAGTCCCCGGCGGGCGCGGACGAGGACGACGACGGCGTCGGGGGCCGCTGACCTGCACCGGGACCCCGCGGCGGCCGCGCCTGCGCGCGGGTGGGCCGTCCCGGCGGCACCCTGGCGACCATGAGCTCCACCGCCCCCTCCGCCGACCTGCCCGTCGTCGACGTCCCCGCGCTGCGCGCGCAGGTCCCGGCCCTCGCCGAGGGCCTGGCCTTCTTCGACGGCCCCGGCGGGACGCAGGTCCCCGCGCCCGTGGCTGCCGCCGTCGCCGCGATGCTGGGCTCGGCCGTCTCCAACCGGAAGGGGCCCCACCACGCGAGCCGCCGGGCCGAGGAGGCCGTGGACGAGGCGCGTCGCGCCGTCGCGGACCTCGTGGGCGGGGTGCCGGAGGGCGTCGTCCTCGGCCCGTCGATGACGCACCTCACCTACGTCGTGGCCGGCGCGCTGGGCCGCACGTGGGGCGAGGGCGACGAGGTCGTGCTGACGCGGCTCGACCACGACGCCAACGTCCGCCCGTGGGTCCAGGCGGCGGCGCGGGCGGGCGCGTCGGTGCGCTGGGTCGACGTCGACCCCGCGACGGGGGAGCTCGTCGACCCGCTCGCGGCGGTCACCGACCGCACCCGGCTCCTCGCCGTCACCGGTGCCAGCAACGCGCTGGGGACGCGGCCCGACGTCGCCGCGCTCACCGCGGCCGCCGACGCCGTCGGCGCCACGTCGTACGTCGACGGCGTCCACCTGACCCCGCACGCGCCCGTGGACGTCGCGGAGCTCGGCTGCGACCTCTACGCGCTGTCCACCTACAAGCTCATGGGACCGCACGCGGCCGCCGTCGTCGCCGACCCCGTCCTCCTCGAGGGCCTGCGCCCCGACAAGCTCCTGCCGGCGCCCGACGAGGTGCCGGCCCGCTTCGAGCACGGGACGCCGCCCTTCGAGCTCCTCCCCGGCGTCACCGCGGCCGTCGACCTCCTCGCCGACCTCGTGCCCGGCCCGGGCGGGACCCGGCGGGAGC contains:
- the rplI gene encoding 50S ribosomal protein L9; translation: MKLILTQEVSGLGSAGEVVEVKDGYGRNFLLPRSLATPWTKGGQKQVDDIQRARRKREIASVEEAQSLRASLQETPVRLAANAGQGGRLFGAITPADVAEAVQASTGKDIDRRKVEIGRPIKALGTYTVTVRLHPDVQASLDVEVVPSA
- a CDS encoding MFS transporter encodes the protein MPHTTGARALPLLAVALTALNLRTAVTGFTPLLDVVGADLGFGPGLYGVLGTTVTAGFAVLGLLSAPLVRRTGLERAVAVAVALTTAGVTLRALSPGTAALVASTVVAVAGIGLSNVLVIPLVKRYFSDHLKAVSSLYIALLQVGQFVAPLLALPVAVAAGWRWAVGLWAVPTGVAVVLWVVVAARAARTDRADAAGPTTTAVPAPARLEGAWRTPLLWSLVLMMGMTSLNVHAIFTWLPSVLVDAGADPASGGALLALFSVLGLPAAFVVPPLAIRLRNPFPVVAVCTALMAVGYVGLLVAPAAGAVAWVVALGLGVSTFPLCLTLVNARTRTTTGSTVLSGAMQGLGYAVASIGPLGVGLLRTTTDGWGAPFAVLFVSLAVLLGAGVVACRPSVLEDQVRRPALVDA
- the rpsR gene encoding 30S ribosomal protein S18 codes for the protein MAKPAIRKPKKKSNPLKAAKVSYIDYKDTALLRKFISDRGKIRARRVTGISVQQQRQVAKAVKSAREMALLPYSSSAR
- a CDS encoding single-stranded DNA-binding protein produces the protein MAGETQITLVGNLTADPELRFTPSGAAVANFTVASTPRQFDRQSNEWKDGETLFMRCSIWREAAENVAESLGKGQRVIVTGRLVSRSYQTKEGENRTVNELQADEVGPSLRYATAKAQRTQRGGGGGGFGGGGGQQQGGGGGYGGGQQQGGGQSGGGYGQDDPWATAPASGGGQSSGGGGGGGWGGGQSDEPPF
- a CDS encoding MATE family efflux transporter, with the translated sequence MPARSSLGAAVRRLGPRPLDREVARLAVPAFAALLAEPLFLLADSAIVGRLGVVPLAGLGIAGTVLLTAVGVFVFLAYATTAAVARQLGAGDVPAALRQGVDGLWLAVGLGVVTAAVLWPVARTLSVALGAGPDVADASAAYLRASLPGLPAMLVVLAATGVLRGLQDTRTPLVVAVCGAAANVPLNLVLVHGLGPVPALGIAGSGLGSSVAQLGMGVALAVVVARGARRHGVALRPGGAGVLRSARDGTPLLLRTLTLRAAVVVTTVAAARSGDTALAAHQVVATVWTALALGLDALAIAGQALTGRTLGAGDVAGTHAVLRRLLGWGAVLGVVSGLVVLLGRGVLAPLFSPDEGVRAGIVAALLVVALAQPLAAYVFVLDGVLIGAGDGRYLAAAGVVTLAAYLPLVGAVVVWAPRGTAGLVWLWAAFAGGYMLARTVTLGRRARGDAWAVTGAVRAR
- a CDS encoding FadR/GntR family transcriptional regulator, coding for MNEAQGRGAPVRKAPGVTDAVTARFHEAIASGEWPVGRRIPVEAELMRWVGAGRNTVREAVQSLVQAGLVRREQGRGTFVIARSELVRSLTRRATRASRRDVLELRTALDGAASAIAAGRRDAEDVAALEAALAARARTWAAADRTARVEADVALHRAVVAATHNELLAELYDGLVPLYAETLADDVDHEHDPHAAEHEQLVRAVVDGDGAGARAAVTAMLQPLIDDLPA
- the dnaB gene encoding replicative DNA helicase; this translates as MSLAEMDRSVADEPPREELGRKPPQDVAAEQGVLGGMMLSKDAIADVVEVIRGNDFYRPDHESIYDAVTDLYGRGEPADAVTVAAELNRRGDLGRVGGAAYLHTLIASVPTAANAGYYAEIVRERAVLRRLVEAGTRIVQLGYAAGGGDVDGIVDAAQAEVYKVTERRSSEDYLPIADIIEGTIDEIEASSHRGEGMVGVPTGFADLDQLTNGLHAGQMIVIAARPAIGKSTVGLDIARSASIKNGLPSVVFSLEMSRNEITMRLLSAEATVSLQHMRKGTMREEDWTRLARTMGKVSEAPLFIDDSPNMSLMEIRSKCRRLKQRHGLKLVVIDYLQLMSSGKRVESRQQEVSEFSRALKLLAKELEVPVIAISQLNRGPEQRTDKRPAMSDLRESGSIEQDADMVILLHREDAYERESPRAGEADLIVAKHRNGPTDTITVAFQGHYSRFVDMAQGG
- a CDS encoding SpoIIE family protein phosphatase — protein: MAASSAGVAAAPRAPGARLAEVARRALGADGARLHEDATALAGDVLLRAAAEGALVVDDAAADSRTAAAPEVLEGAVGAVLAVPLRLDGALLGALAVHGAGPREWSEDDRQVLEDLAAALVAQHQRGDLVDELAASRLRLGLAVGTAGVGAFDLDVRTGVLEWDDRLIDLFGYDPLSFGRRIEDFVARLHPDDRQRVEDAMAEAITTVGGYDEQYRIVLPGGEVRWITARGHVVAEDGVAARLLGAAYDTTDATHAEAGIRRVLESMSAAFYSLDRDWRFTYVNGEAERLLGRRREELLDGVVWELFPATVGSAFDEHYRGVVASGEPTVFEAYYPAPLDRWYEVRVWPDGGGLSVYFLDVTERRAAEERRALVAARADLLARVSTELAATGDPEAAVARLAQLVVPTLADWSVVTLVRDDGRLEDVGSWHADEEARPLVARYAASRLRALDASTSYVHQALESTRPVRIPEPAHASIAALMRPEEEAHRLVGELAPQQATVFPLVARGRTLGVITLFRGADRARATADDLATARQLAERAGVGLDNARLHRQQVRLAEELQRSLLSAPPTPDHLEIAVRYLPAAEAARVGGDWYDAFLQRTGDTVVVIGDVVGHDTAAAAAMGQMRGLLRGIAFHGGESPSLVLAGLDAAMEGLGLDTTATAVVARVEQSPELEAEGLMRLRWSNAGHPPPFLVDPQGDVHQLLARRTDLLLGVLPERGRTEGEAVVERGSTVLLYTDGLVERRDQSLQQGLALLRQVLADLVDLPLEDLLDELLLRLLPADRADDVALLALRLECGARPVPVGGA
- a CDS encoding cysteine desulfurase-like protein, whose product is MSSTAPSADLPVVDVPALRAQVPALAEGLAFFDGPGGTQVPAPVAAAVAAMLGSAVSNRKGPHHASRRAEEAVDEARRAVADLVGGVPEGVVLGPSMTHLTYVVAGALGRTWGEGDEVVLTRLDHDANVRPWVQAAARAGASVRWVDVDPATGELVDPLAAVTDRTRLLAVTGASNALGTRPDVAALTAAADAVGATSYVDGVHLTPHAPVDVAELGCDLYALSTYKLMGPHAAAVVADPVLLEGLRPDKLLPAPDEVPARFEHGTPPFELLPGVTAAVDLLADLVPGPGGTRRERLLRSASALERSEAAVFARLLDGLGALDGVTVVGAPARRTPTVSFRVAGASPRDTSRWLGSRGVAVSDGDYYARELVEVLGLRATGGMVRAGVAPYTDAGDVDRLLAAVAEVADGARV